From Mustelus asterias chromosome 19, sMusAst1.hap1.1, whole genome shotgun sequence, one genomic window encodes:
- the LOC144508019 gene encoding interferon regulatory factor 6-like, with translation MMAMQPRRIRLKPWLLAQVDSGHYPGLQWLDDQRKHFQIPWRHATRHIPTQDDDNTIFKAWAVETGKYHQGVDGPDPAKWKANLRCALNKSREFKLIYDGTKVTPMQPYKIYQVCDLQQSTGGNITPENVDYELDDDEEPQLQDLFPSMTLEENVSLPPYPTQTWPKQEVTMPDSCMNGGLANPTLTQVDLAHANLDHGELSQPNLAHGGLLQPNVPPIAQGTLHPLPVQPVDQFPSLTTSEMFINSLPLTDLDVKFHYRGKQMGSLITVSNPHGCRLYYGDLGPIPDQVELFGPITLEQVRFPSTDQVSHEKQRFYTNHLLDVMDRGLILEIHGQDIYAIRLCQCKVFWSGPCAVGAPGPNPLEREKKIKLFSLENFLSELIMYQKGQTSVAPLYEIQLCFGEEWPDGKPKEKKLIMVQVIPVVARMMFEMFSGELSFDSTSIRLQISNPDLKDNVVFQFKELHRLLQSQQSQGQWPMQPANLQ, from the exons ATGATGGCCATGCAGCCACGGAGGATTCGCTTGAAACCGTGGCTCTTGGCACAAGTGGACAGTGGGCACTATCCTGGGCTTCAGTGGCTGGATGACCAGCGGAAACATTTTCAGATCCCATGGCGGCATGCCACCAGACATATTCCTACTCAGGATGATGACAACACTATCTTCAAG GCTTGGGCAGTGGAGACGGGCAAATATCACCAAGGGGTTGATGGGCCAGATCCTGCCAAATGGAAAGCAAACCTTCGCTGTGCCCTCAACAAGAGCCGGGAATTCAAACTGATTTATGATGGAACCAAGGTGACCCCCATGCAGCCGTACAAGATCTACCAAGTGTGTGACCTTCAGCAGTCCACCGGGGGAAACATCACTCCAG agaacGTTGACTATGAACTGGATGATgatgaggag CCACAACTCCAAGATTTGTTCCCATCAATGACATTAGAAG AGAATGTCAGCCTGCCACCATACCCAACGCAGACCTGGCCGAAACAGGAAGTTACAATGCCTGATTCTTGCATGAATGGAGGACTTGCTAACCCGACACTAACACAAGTGGACCTTGCCCATGCAAACCTTGATCACGGTGAACTCTCTCAGCCCAACCTTGCTCATGGAGGCCTCCTTCAGCCTAATGTCCCTCCAATTGCTCAAGGAACTCTTCATCCTCTCCCAGTACAGCCAGTGGACCAGTTCCCATCACTGACCACATCTGAAATGTTTATCAACTCTTTGCCAT TGACTGACCTGGATGTGAAGTTCCACTACCGGGGCAAACAGATGGGATCGTTAATCACCGTCAGCAACCCTCATGGCTGCCGCCTGTACTATGGggacctaggccctatcccagaCCAAGTGGAGCTCTTCGGACCCATCACCCTGGAGCAAGTCCGGTTCCCCAGCACGGACCAGGTCTCTCATGAGAAGCAGCGATTTTACACCAATCACTTGTTGGATGTCATGGACCGAGGTTTGATCCTGGAGATCCATGGGCAGGATATTTACGCCATCCGCCTGTGCCAGTGTAAAGTGTTCTGGTCTGGGCCCTGCGCTGTTGGAGCACCAGGACCTAACCCCCTTGAGAGGGAGAAGAAGATCAAACTCTTCAGTTTGGAGAACTTCCTCAGTG AATTGATAATGTACCAGAAAGGACAGACTAGTGTTGCCCCGCTCTACGAGATCCAGCTCTGCTTTGGTGAGGAATGGCCAGATGGTAAACCCAAGGAAAAGAAGCTGATCATGGTGCAG GTGATTCCAGTTGTGGCTCGCATGATGTTCGAGATGTTTTCGGGGGAGTTGTCGTTCGACAGTACGAGTATCCGCCTGCAGATCTCAAACCCGGACCTTAAGGACAACGTGGTGTTTCAGTTTAAAGAACTCCATCGGTTACTTCAGTCCCAACAGAGCCAGGGACAATGGCCGATGCAGCCCGCCAACCTACAGTGA